In Paractinoplanes brasiliensis, the following proteins share a genomic window:
- a CDS encoding YnfA family protein, producing MTVIRSLLLFALAALAEIGGAWLIWQGRRENRGLWWIAAGVVALGAYGFVATLQPDANFGRILAAYGGVFVAGSLGWAVVVDKFHPDRWDLVGAAICLVGVAVIMYAPRSAS from the coding sequence ATGACCGTCATCCGCTCGCTGCTGCTGTTCGCGTTGGCCGCCCTGGCCGAGATCGGCGGCGCCTGGCTGATCTGGCAGGGACGGCGCGAGAACCGCGGCCTCTGGTGGATCGCCGCCGGCGTCGTCGCCCTGGGCGCCTACGGCTTCGTCGCGACCCTGCAGCCGGACGCGAACTTCGGCCGCATCCTGGCCGCGTACGGCGGTGTCTTCGTCGCCGGCTCCCTCGGCTGGGCCGTTGTGGTCGACAAGTTCCACCCCGACCGCTGGGACCTCGTCGGCGCCGCCATCTGCCTCGTCGGCGTCGCCGTGATCATGTACGCGCCGCGCTCGGCGTCCTGA
- a CDS encoding ATP-binding cassette domain-containing protein, with amino-acid sequence MSADTALEVTGLTHSFGRRRALDYCSFTVPVGAVTALVGRNGAGKSTLLRAASGLLRPDGGEVRVFGEPAGDRSLPRIGYVAQAAPLYPTLTVAQTLDLGARLNPSWDAAYARQLTDGAALPFAARVGMLAPGHRSRLALVMALAKRPDLLLLDEPLAPLDPVARTEALGTLMADVAERGTTVVLSSHVVADVDGVCDHVVVLAEGRVRLAGEVEPMLAAHSVAVGPSDAISALGGVEIVDVRTAGRDATALIRSAGPATTEGLSWHRPTLEELLLGHLRSAGLQPERKVPA; translated from the coding sequence GTGTCGGCTGACACCGCTCTGGAGGTCACCGGGCTCACCCACAGCTTCGGTCGCCGGCGGGCGCTGGACTACTGCTCGTTCACGGTGCCGGTCGGTGCGGTCACCGCGCTGGTCGGGCGCAACGGGGCCGGCAAGAGCACGCTGCTGCGCGCCGCGAGTGGGCTGTTGCGACCGGACGGCGGCGAGGTGCGAGTGTTCGGGGAGCCCGCCGGTGACCGCTCACTTCCCCGGATCGGGTACGTGGCGCAGGCGGCGCCGTTGTACCCGACGCTGACGGTGGCGCAGACGCTGGACCTGGGCGCCCGGCTCAACCCGAGTTGGGACGCCGCCTACGCGCGGCAGCTCACCGACGGGGCGGCGCTGCCGTTCGCGGCGCGGGTGGGCATGCTTGCGCCGGGCCACCGCAGTCGCTTGGCGCTGGTGATGGCGCTCGCCAAACGGCCCGACCTGCTGCTTCTGGACGAGCCGTTGGCGCCGCTCGACCCGGTTGCCCGTACGGAGGCTCTTGGGACGTTGATGGCCGACGTCGCCGAGCGGGGCACGACCGTGGTGTTGTCGTCGCATGTGGTGGCCGACGTCGACGGCGTCTGCGACCACGTGGTGGTGCTGGCCGAGGGGCGGGTGCGCCTGGCCGGCGAGGTGGAGCCGATGCTGGCCGCGCATTCGGTTGCGGTGGGACCCAGCGACGCGATCAGCGCACTCGGTGGTGTGGAGATCGTCGACGTACGGACCGCGGGTCGCGACGCCACCGCGCTGATCCGGTCCGCCGGGCCTGCCACCACCGAGGGTCTCTCATGGCACCGCCCGACGTTGGAGGAACTGCTTCTCGGTCACCTGCGGTCGGCGGGACTGCAGCCGGAACGAAAGGTCCCCGCCTGA
- a CDS encoding PP2C family protein-serine/threonine phosphatase, with amino-acid sequence MEPSVEVALAGMLTAAEDATPVDAVEAVTRELGLALHARSVSFLIADLSGRALVRLAHVPFDTEAEGRRDGKEVASLLPFDGGPQEEALRTQAAQVTHGDAGWVVLAPVTERGEVIGLLEITLGSEPAPRAVAEIERTAHALAFVVIASRRHTDLFEWGQRTTPFNLSAEIQRRLLPSAFTCEGGSFTLSGWLEPSASIGGDTFDYSLARDTLHFSVTDAMGHGVSSALIATLGVGSLRNSRRAGHTLIEQAERAGAAIAESAPVRGAFLTAVLGRLDLESGTCDLVNAGHVPPILVRDGEPEDLVLPRNIALGILPERKVSSGTVTLRPGDRLVVVTDGMRERGAAALDLAAWLRSLTALHPREAARALADGVLAAVGPILQDDATLLIIDWHGHHGRQRRSRAGADVSAATSADHR; translated from the coding sequence ATGGAACCATCGGTCGAGGTGGCGCTGGCCGGGATGCTGACGGCCGCCGAGGACGCCACGCCGGTCGACGCCGTTGAGGCCGTCACCCGGGAACTCGGCTTGGCGTTGCACGCCCGCAGCGTGTCCTTCCTCATCGCCGACCTCAGCGGGCGGGCGCTGGTGCGGCTGGCCCACGTGCCGTTCGATACCGAGGCCGAGGGTCGCCGTGACGGCAAAGAGGTGGCGAGCCTGCTGCCCTTCGACGGCGGTCCTCAGGAAGAAGCGCTACGCACGCAGGCTGCTCAGGTGACGCACGGCGATGCCGGATGGGTTGTCCTGGCGCCGGTCACGGAACGTGGCGAGGTGATCGGCCTGCTGGAGATCACTCTGGGCAGTGAGCCGGCCCCGCGGGCGGTCGCGGAGATCGAGCGTACGGCGCATGCCCTGGCCTTCGTGGTGATCGCCAGCCGCCGCCACACCGACCTGTTCGAGTGGGGGCAGCGCACGACCCCGTTCAACCTGTCCGCCGAGATCCAACGCCGGCTGCTGCCCAGCGCCTTCACGTGTGAGGGCGGCTCGTTCACCCTGTCCGGCTGGCTGGAGCCGTCGGCGAGCATCGGCGGGGACACCTTCGACTACAGCCTGGCGCGGGACACGCTGCACTTCAGCGTCACCGACGCGATGGGGCACGGCGTGAGCAGCGCCCTGATCGCCACCCTCGGGGTGGGCAGCCTGCGCAACTCCCGCCGCGCCGGGCACACCCTCATCGAGCAGGCCGAGCGGGCCGGCGCCGCGATCGCCGAGAGCGCCCCCGTACGCGGGGCCTTCCTCACCGCCGTGCTCGGGCGCCTGGACCTTGAGTCCGGCACATGTGACCTGGTCAACGCCGGGCACGTGCCGCCGATCCTGGTCCGGGACGGTGAGCCGGAGGATCTGGTGCTGCCTCGCAACATCGCCCTCGGCATCCTCCCCGAGAGGAAGGTCAGCTCCGGCACGGTCACGCTCCGGCCCGGTGACCGCCTGGTCGTCGTGACCGACGGCATGCGTGAACGGGGGGCTGCCGCCCTCGACCTCGCGGCCTGGCTCCGGTCGCTGACCGCCCTGCACCCGCGGGAAGCCGCACGCGCCCTGGCCGACGGGGTTCTCGCCGCCGTCGGCCCCATCCTGCAGGACGACGCGACACTGCTGATCATCGACTGGCACGGGCATCACGGCCGGCAACGCCGTTCGCGGGCGGGCGCCGACGTGTCCGCCGCCACCTCGGCCGATCACCGCTGA
- a CDS encoding potassium channel family protein produces MARKPIDHRIVVLGLGRFGGSLAAELVRRGWEVTGIDADAQVVQTYADRLTHAAIANTTDEQSLRQLGVRDMTHAVVGIGTDLEASILTTSLLADLGIPKIWAKAINRQHARILERVGAHHVVLPEHEMGERVAHLVTGHILDFIEFEDDYALVKTHAPEEAVNKTLADSGLRSKYGITVVSIKRPGEEFTYATAETTVYAGDILIVAGRTGDVETFANLS; encoded by the coding sequence TTGGCTAGAAAACCGATCGACCACCGCATCGTCGTGCTCGGCCTCGGCCGCTTCGGCGGCTCCCTCGCCGCGGAACTCGTGCGTCGTGGCTGGGAAGTCACCGGCATCGACGCCGACGCCCAGGTCGTGCAGACGTACGCCGACCGGCTCACCCACGCCGCCATCGCCAACACGACCGACGAGCAGTCCCTGCGCCAGCTCGGCGTTCGCGACATGACCCACGCTGTCGTCGGCATCGGCACCGACCTGGAAGCCAGCATCCTGACCACCAGCCTGCTGGCCGACCTCGGCATCCCCAAGATCTGGGCCAAAGCGATCAACCGGCAGCACGCTCGCATCCTCGAACGCGTCGGCGCCCACCACGTCGTGCTTCCCGAACACGAGATGGGCGAACGCGTCGCCCATCTCGTCACCGGCCACATCCTGGACTTCATCGAGTTCGAAGACGACTACGCCCTTGTCAAAACCCACGCACCCGAGGAGGCCGTCAACAAAACCCTGGCCGACTCCGGTCTGCGCTCCAAATACGGCATCACGGTCGTGTCGATCAAACGACCCGGCGAGGAATTCACCTACGCCACCGCCGAAACCACCGTCTACGCCGGGGACATCCTCATCGTCGCCGGCCGCACCGGTGACGTCGAAACGTTCGCCAACTTGAGCTGA
- a CDS encoding winged helix-turn-helix transcriptional regulator, translating to MVTRTAADTRAEAKAQYNAFLAVCPSHKMLERISGKWVTLILSILGSGPDCAGEPRPMRYSELSRALAGVSQKMLTQTLRSLERDGLISRTVTPTVPVTVSYELTDLGLSLHGMMRGLKRWTEAHIEEVSAHQAEYDSARVRTPSAART from the coding sequence ATGGTCACCAGGACGGCGGCTGACACCAGAGCCGAGGCCAAGGCGCAGTACAACGCGTTTCTCGCGGTGTGCCCGAGTCACAAGATGCTGGAACGGATCTCCGGCAAGTGGGTCACGCTCATCCTGTCGATACTCGGAAGCGGGCCGGACTGCGCCGGGGAACCCCGGCCGATGCGCTATTCCGAGTTGTCCCGGGCGCTGGCCGGCGTCAGCCAGAAGATGCTCACCCAGACGTTGCGCTCTCTTGAACGTGACGGCCTGATCAGCCGCACGGTGACGCCGACAGTGCCCGTGACGGTCTCGTACGAGCTGACCGACCTGGGCCTCTCCCTGCACGGGATGATGCGCGGGCTGAAGAGGTGGACAGAGGCCCACATCGAGGAGGTGTCGGCCCACCAGGCCGAGTACGACAGCGCGCGCGTCAGGACGCCGAGCGCGGCGCGTACATGA
- a CDS encoding FAD-dependent oxidoreductase: MGISTGLSVAISGAGLSGLCLAQYLMRAGIDVHVYERDPGPFIRQQGYRIILDRHGLEALQESLPRPLYRLALATGDEPGGHLRFTDRRLRNAFTINFKDEPHATRQVDRLTLRSILMAGLDGRIHYNKAAVAVDDHGRGGLRLRFGDGSAVDASVVVGADGVGSALRAQLAPDARPANTPMAGVYGRSALRQNGAGVIPESLRTSGVLAIANEPGRAFFFTSMRFGESPQEAFARLAPGSYAPIADDYVMWGLLLQQEEVPMGVRGNLLAMRELAARRSADFHPLIRRLVETAELDATVLNLFATGRRPRQWAVPRATLMGDAVHVMPPFGAQGGNTALRDAALLGQRLVEARRNGTSIEEAIADYQDEMLPYAFRAVDTAAGLMRRLTGGAAAPHWVLTRVLPRLHRVTVPEA, encoded by the coding sequence ATGGGCATATCGACAGGCCTCTCAGTGGCCATTTCCGGCGCGGGCCTTTCCGGCCTCTGTCTCGCCCAATACCTGATGCGCGCCGGCATCGACGTGCACGTCTACGAGCGAGATCCGGGTCCCTTCATCCGGCAGCAGGGCTACCGGATCATCCTCGACCGGCACGGACTCGAGGCCCTGCAGGAAAGCCTGCCCCGTCCGCTGTATCGGCTGGCGCTGGCCACCGGCGACGAGCCCGGCGGGCACCTGCGCTTCACCGACAGACGGCTGCGGAACGCGTTCACCATCAACTTCAAGGACGAGCCCCACGCGACCCGGCAGGTCGACCGGCTGACCCTGCGCTCGATCCTCATGGCCGGGCTCGACGGGCGCATCCACTACAACAAGGCTGCCGTCGCGGTGGACGACCACGGCCGGGGCGGGTTGCGGCTGCGGTTCGGCGACGGTTCGGCCGTCGACGCGAGCGTCGTGGTGGGCGCGGACGGCGTCGGCTCGGCCCTGCGTGCGCAGCTCGCGCCGGACGCCCGTCCCGCGAACACTCCGATGGCGGGCGTCTACGGCCGATCTGCCCTGCGGCAGAACGGGGCCGGCGTCATCCCGGAATCGCTGCGGACGAGCGGGGTTCTGGCCATCGCCAACGAGCCGGGCCGGGCCTTCTTCTTCACCTCGATGCGGTTCGGCGAGAGCCCGCAAGAGGCGTTCGCGCGCCTGGCCCCGGGCAGCTATGCGCCCATCGCCGACGACTACGTCATGTGGGGGTTGCTGTTGCAGCAGGAAGAAGTGCCCATGGGCGTACGGGGAAACCTGCTGGCGATGCGGGAACTGGCCGCCCGCCGGAGCGCCGACTTCCACCCGCTGATCCGCCGGCTGGTCGAGACGGCCGAGCTGGACGCCACCGTGCTCAACCTTTTCGCCACCGGCCGGCGTCCACGCCAGTGGGCGGTGCCGCGGGCGACTCTGATGGGCGACGCCGTGCACGTCATGCCGCCGTTCGGTGCGCAGGGCGGCAACACCGCACTCCGCGACGCTGCTCTGCTCGGCCAGAGACTCGTCGAGGCCCGCCGCAACGGCACGTCGATCGAGGAGGCGATCGCCGACTATCAGGACGAGATGCTGCCGTACGCGTTCCGCGCCGTGGACACCGCTGCCGGGCTGATGCGCCGCCTCACCGGGGGCGCGGCCGCACCGCACTGGGTGCTGACCCGCGTGTTACCTCGGCTGCACCGGGTCACCGTGCCGGAGGCATGA
- a CDS encoding ABC transporter ATP-binding protein has translation MDDDAIVLDNLTKTYGRRRGLDGLDLRVRTGEVLGYLGPNGAGKSTTIRLLLDLIRPTTGSARVLGVDPRIDAVALHRRVGYLPGDFTVDGRQTVRGCLRFLAGLRGGLPAARIDVLAERLDLDQSARIKSLSKGNRQKVGLVQAFMHEPELLILDEPTSGLDPLVQQTFLDMVTEAANRGATVFMSSHVLAEVQAVADRVAIIRDGRLVALDTVTALRSQAVRTVELTFAEPVTAAEFATVPGVDDLTVTGTVLTCRLTGAPDALLRAATRHTVTGLTATEPALDDLFHTYYAGADHGV, from the coding sequence ATGGACGACGACGCGATCGTGCTCGACAACCTCACCAAGACCTACGGCAGACGCCGGGGCCTCGACGGCCTCGACCTACGCGTGCGCACCGGTGAGGTGCTCGGCTACCTCGGCCCCAACGGGGCCGGCAAGTCCACCACCATCCGCCTGCTGCTCGACCTGATCCGCCCCACCACGGGAAGCGCCCGGGTGCTCGGCGTGGACCCGCGCATCGACGCGGTGGCGCTGCACCGGCGGGTCGGCTACCTGCCCGGCGACTTCACCGTCGACGGCCGTCAGACCGTCCGCGGCTGCCTGCGGTTCCTCGCCGGCCTGCGCGGCGGGCTCCCCGCCGCGCGCATCGACGTGCTGGCCGAGCGGCTCGACCTGGACCAGTCCGCCCGGATCAAGAGCTTGTCCAAGGGCAACCGGCAGAAGGTCGGCCTGGTGCAGGCGTTCATGCACGAACCCGAACTGCTGATCCTCGACGAGCCGACCTCCGGACTCGACCCGCTCGTACAGCAGACTTTCCTCGACATGGTCACCGAAGCCGCGAACCGCGGCGCCACCGTCTTCATGTCCAGCCACGTCCTGGCCGAGGTGCAGGCCGTCGCCGACCGCGTCGCCATCATCCGCGACGGCCGGCTCGTCGCTCTCGACACCGTCACCGCCCTGCGCTCTCAGGCCGTACGCACCGTCGAGCTCACCTTCGCCGAACCGGTCACCGCCGCCGAGTTCGCCACCGTGCCCGGCGTCGACGACCTCACCGTAACCGGCACCGTGCTCACCTGCCGGCTCACCGGTGCCCCGGACGCGTTGCTGCGCGCCGCGACCCGGCACACCGTCACCGGCCTGACCGCGACAGAACCCGCCCTGGACGACCTGTTCCACACCTACTACGCGGGAGCCGATCATGGCGTCTGA
- a CDS encoding TrkH family potassium uptake protein: MMESTAGQLVLGLLLLAVAALAFIAGLFLLVWLPLVVPQPHRRTPRRGRARIRATARTARDTIATRLRRWPVTATLTQVVGHPARMVVLGFGAAVLLGSVLLALPFATGSGQAAPVMTAVFTATSAVCVTGLVVVDTGTYWSTFGELVILLLIQIGGFGIMTLASLLGLLVARRLRMRLQLGTQAETKALGVGEVRRVILNVLRITVVVEVLIAAVLTWRFADGYGHGWGRATYLGVFHSVSAFNNAGFGLYPDSLMRFVGDPLICLPIVTAIIIGGLGFPVLFELRREWRTPQRWSLHTKITMGMTGILLAGGWLAIGLAEWTNPKTLGPLGVADRLLAGLVTAVMPRTAGFNSLDIAGMHDFTLLMHDVLMFIGGGSASTAGGIKVTTFAVLGFVILAEIRGEPSVHALGRKLPAGVQRQALTIALLGVAAIAASTLALLVLTPFALDVVLFETVSAFATVGLSTGITAQVGTAGHVILSLLMFIGRLGPITAVTALALRERTRRYERPEERPVVG, from the coding sequence ATGATGGAGTCCACTGCCGGACAGCTTGTCCTGGGGTTGCTGCTGCTCGCCGTGGCGGCGCTGGCCTTCATTGCGGGTTTGTTCCTGCTTGTCTGGCTGCCGCTGGTCGTGCCGCAGCCCCACCGGCGAACACCGCGGCGCGGTCGGGCACGAATCCGGGCGACGGCCCGGACAGCCCGCGACACGATTGCAACCCGGCTCCGACGCTGGCCGGTCACGGCGACGCTGACGCAGGTCGTCGGGCATCCGGCCCGGATGGTGGTCCTCGGGTTCGGCGCCGCGGTGCTGCTCGGCTCGGTGCTGCTGGCGCTCCCGTTCGCTACCGGGTCCGGCCAGGCCGCACCCGTCATGACCGCGGTGTTCACCGCCACTTCCGCGGTGTGCGTGACCGGCCTGGTCGTGGTGGACACCGGAACGTACTGGTCGACCTTCGGTGAGCTGGTGATCCTGCTGCTCATCCAGATCGGCGGCTTCGGGATCATGACGCTGGCCTCGCTGCTCGGCCTGCTCGTCGCCCGCCGGCTACGGATGCGCCTGCAACTGGGCACCCAGGCCGAGACCAAAGCCCTCGGCGTCGGCGAGGTCCGCCGCGTGATCCTCAACGTCCTGCGCATAACGGTCGTGGTGGAGGTGCTGATCGCCGCGGTGCTCACCTGGCGGTTCGCCGACGGGTACGGTCACGGCTGGGGCCGGGCGACCTACCTCGGAGTGTTCCATTCGGTGTCGGCGTTCAACAACGCCGGCTTCGGCCTCTACCCGGACTCGCTCATGCGGTTCGTCGGGGACCCGCTGATCTGCCTGCCGATCGTCACCGCGATCATCATCGGCGGCCTCGGCTTCCCCGTGCTGTTCGAGCTGCGCCGGGAATGGCGCACCCCGCAACGTTGGTCACTGCACACCAAGATCACAATGGGGATGACAGGGATCCTGCTGGCCGGCGGCTGGCTGGCCATCGGCCTGGCCGAGTGGACGAACCCCAAGACCCTGGGGCCGCTCGGCGTCGCCGACAGACTGCTGGCCGGCCTCGTCACGGCGGTGATGCCACGCACCGCCGGGTTCAACAGCCTGGACATCGCCGGGATGCACGACTTCACCCTGCTCATGCACGACGTGCTCATGTTCATCGGCGGCGGGAGCGCCAGCACCGCCGGCGGCATCAAAGTCACCACCTTCGCCGTCCTCGGATTTGTCATCCTCGCCGAGATCCGTGGCGAACCCAGCGTGCACGCACTCGGCCGCAAACTGCCCGCCGGCGTGCAACGTCAGGCGCTCACCATCGCCCTGCTCGGCGTCGCCGCCATAGCCGCCTCGACGCTCGCGCTGCTCGTGCTCACCCCGTTCGCCCTGGACGTGGTGCTGTTCGAAACAGTGTCCGCGTTCGCCACCGTCGGCCTGTCAACCGGGATCACCGCCCAGGTCGGCACCGCCGGGCATGTCATCCTGAGCCTGCTGATGTTCATCGGCCGACTCGGCCCGATCACCGCCGTCACCGCACTGGCCCTGCGGGAACGGACCCGCCGGTACGAACGACCCGAGGAGCGACCCGTCGTTGGCTAG
- a CDS encoding ABC transporter permease subunit, which translates to MASDVFTKTLTDDRRSLAGWAVGATLAGIMYASFYPQLADGQMAEAVANYPEAMREAFRLEDLTSAAGYLGSSVFGLILPLIAMFYGAATGARAIAADEETGRLDLLLAHPISRTRFLLHRFAALTAGALVIAATILLGMLAIRSGAQLTSISVTQFAAQCTQLALLAIAFGGLAIGIGAATGRRALVFTVTAVIGVLAYALHAFAGQLGVGGARYLSPFHYYIGGEPLRHGMQWADATVLLAGAVLLVAAGALWFNRRDLNT; encoded by the coding sequence ATGGCGTCTGACGTGTTCACCAAGACCCTCACCGACGACCGTCGTAGCCTTGCCGGTTGGGCCGTCGGGGCCACCCTCGCCGGGATCATGTACGCCTCGTTCTACCCCCAGCTCGCCGACGGTCAGATGGCCGAAGCCGTCGCCAACTACCCCGAGGCCATGCGCGAGGCATTCCGGCTCGAAGACCTCACCTCCGCCGCCGGCTACCTCGGCTCCTCAGTCTTCGGACTGATCCTGCCGCTGATCGCCATGTTCTACGGCGCAGCCACGGGCGCCCGCGCCATCGCCGCCGACGAGGAAACCGGCCGCCTCGACCTCCTCCTCGCCCACCCGATCAGCCGCACTCGATTCCTGCTCCACCGCTTCGCCGCCCTGACCGCCGGAGCCCTCGTCATCGCCGCCACCATCCTGCTCGGCATGCTCGCCATCCGCTCCGGCGCACAGCTCACCAGCATCTCCGTGACCCAGTTCGCCGCCCAATGCACGCAACTGGCCCTGCTCGCCATCGCCTTCGGTGGCCTGGCCATCGGGATCGGCGCTGCCACCGGCCGTCGCGCGCTCGTCTTCACCGTCACCGCCGTCATCGGCGTGCTTGCCTACGCCCTGCACGCCTTCGCCGGACAACTCGGCGTAGGCGGCGCGAGATACCTGTCGCCGTTCCACTACTACATCGGCGGCGAACCGCTGCGCCACGGCATGCAGTGGGCCGACGCCACGGTGCTGCTCGCGGGCGCCGTCCTGCTGGTCGCCGCCGGTGCCCTCTGGTTCAACCGTCGCGACCTAAACACCTGA
- a CDS encoding GntR family transcriptional regulator, which translates to MQLVQQVRQAVRMGRLEPGDRLPTAREVSESTGINPNTVLKAYRELETAGLVEARQGSGTYVRHGLAPLPEDAEGLRGELAAWVARALAAGLDVSDMQALVAEVAASKEARRVG; encoded by the coding sequence GTGCAGCTCGTTCAGCAGGTTCGCCAAGCGGTTCGGATGGGGCGGTTGGAGCCGGGTGACAGGTTGCCCACGGCTCGCGAGGTCTCCGAGAGCACCGGCATCAATCCCAACACCGTGCTCAAGGCGTACCGGGAGCTGGAGACGGCGGGGCTGGTGGAGGCGAGGCAGGGTTCCGGCACGTACGTCCGTCACGGCCTGGCGCCGCTGCCTGAGGACGCCGAAGGGTTGCGGGGTGAGCTGGCGGCTTGGGTGGCCCGCGCCCTGGCGGCTGGTCTGGACGTCTCGGATATGCAGGCCCTGGTCGCCGAGGTGGCGGCTTCGAAGGAGGCGCGGCGTGTCGGCTGA
- a CDS encoding aldo/keto reductase family oxidoreductase produces MSSLSLPGGTWKLGDLTVPRFGYGAMQLAGPWVMGPPADHAGALAVLREAVELGITHIDTADAYGPRFTNEIIREALHPYPESLHIATKVGAVRDEQGGWPPARRPDQLRRAVEENLQVLGLETLDLVNLRLGNAEGPQPESLAEAFETLVDLQRQGLIRHLGVSNATPEQVAEAQSIAPIVSVQNMYNLAHRHDDELIDRLAAENIAYVPFFPLGGFSPLQSDALENVAARLQSTPMAVALAWLLQRSPNILLIPGTSSVAHLRENIAGAGITLSGKDVAELDQIGR; encoded by the coding sequence ATGTCGTCTCTCTCCCTTCCCGGCGGCACCTGGAAGCTGGGCGACCTGACCGTCCCCCGGTTCGGTTACGGCGCCATGCAGCTCGCCGGTCCCTGGGTCATGGGTCCGCCCGCCGACCACGCGGGCGCGCTGGCCGTCCTGCGTGAGGCGGTCGAACTCGGCATCACGCACATCGACACCGCCGACGCGTACGGGCCGCGATTCACCAACGAGATCATCCGGGAGGCGCTGCATCCGTATCCGGAGTCGCTGCACATCGCGACGAAGGTCGGGGCCGTCCGCGACGAGCAGGGCGGGTGGCCGCCGGCACGTCGTCCCGACCAGCTCCGGCGCGCTGTCGAAGAGAACCTGCAAGTCCTCGGTCTGGAGACGCTGGACCTGGTCAACCTGCGTCTCGGCAACGCCGAGGGCCCCCAGCCGGAGTCACTGGCGGAGGCGTTCGAGACGCTCGTCGACCTGCAGCGGCAGGGCCTGATCCGGCACCTCGGTGTCAGCAACGCCACCCCGGAGCAGGTCGCCGAGGCGCAGTCCATCGCGCCGATCGTGAGCGTGCAGAACATGTACAACCTGGCTCACCGCCACGACGACGAGCTGATCGACCGGCTGGCGGCGGAGAACATCGCGTACGTGCCCTTCTTCCCGCTCGGTGGTTTCTCGCCGCTGCAGTCCGACGCGCTGGAGAACGTGGCGGCGCGGCTGCAGAGCACCCCGATGGCGGTGGCCCTGGCCTGGCTGCTGCAGCGATCGCCGAACATCCTGCTGATCCCGGGCACCTCGTCGGTTGCCCATCTGCGCGAGAACATCGCCGGTGCGGGCATCACGCTCTCCGGCAAGGACGTGGCGGAACTCGATCAGATCGGCCGCTGA
- a CDS encoding GbsR/MarR family transcriptional regulator, which produces MTDDLTDAAEHFALTLTQYGLQRMTARVMAALLFTQQDTMTAGEIGAQLGVSSGAMSGALKNLTELGMIERVPAPGSRREHFRFRDGAWATLMSKQNMALTLMTGAADEGIKVAGPDTLAGRRLADMRDFYAYMLSEMPALIERWRDRGARPQDS; this is translated from the coding sequence GTGACCGACGACTTGACCGACGCCGCCGAGCACTTCGCGTTGACGCTGACCCAGTACGGGCTCCAGCGCATGACCGCCCGGGTGATGGCAGCACTGCTGTTCACCCAGCAGGACACCATGACCGCCGGAGAAATCGGCGCCCAGCTCGGCGTCAGCTCCGGCGCCATGTCCGGCGCCCTGAAGAACCTCACCGAGCTCGGCATGATCGAGCGCGTGCCCGCCCCGGGCAGCCGCCGGGAGCACTTCCGCTTCCGCGACGGCGCGTGGGCCACGTTGATGTCGAAGCAAAACATGGCGCTGACGTTGATGACCGGTGCCGCCGACGAGGGCATCAAGGTCGCCGGCCCGGACACTCTCGCAGGCAGGCGGCTGGCAGACATGCGCGACTTCTACGCCTACATGCTCAGTGAAATGCCCGCTTTGATCGAACGCTGGCGCGACCGGGGCGCCCGGCCCCAGGATTCATGA